From the genome of Cytophagales bacterium WSM2-2:
AAAGCTCAGTACCATATTGCCATCATCAATGGCGCTGAGCATAATTACTTTATTCGAGTCCGTAATATTTGGTTTAAGGGTCTCGTACATCTCTATTCCCGTCATACCCGGAAGTTTGTAATCGACAATTAACACATCAGGAAGTTTGCCATTCATTTCTTTCAAGGCATCCTCAGCGGAACTGAAGGCTGTGACTTTCAGGTCAGCGTTTTGCGATAACGCTTTACGAATAAAGTCAGAATAGATTTTGTCGTCCTCAACCAGAAAAACTCGCATAGCAAAATGGTATGACCAAATATAAGGATTCTTTAAAAAAGTCGCAGCAACCAGCCATAACTGTTTTAGACCTGCCGCTGTTTTCATTTGCAATCGACCAACAATTCGAGTTAAATTGATTTCACCAAAACCCAACCTTATGAAAAGCAGACTTCTGATTATTGTTTTGTTCGTGCTTTTTCAATGCACACAAAAGAAGGGCTTCCAGTTCTCCATTTCCTTCACCAAGGAGATGGCTGATCAGGCTCAGGACGGTCGATTACTTTTGATGTTGGCTAACAACGATAAAAGCGAACCGCGAATGCAAATCAGCGATGGCCTCAAAACGCAGTTGATTTTTGGCATCGATGTGGACGGTATGCAACCGGGACAGGAGATTATTGTCGATGAGAAAGCATTTGGATTTCCTGTTCGTTTTATGAGCAACATCCCTAAAGGAGATTATTTTGTTCAGGCGCTGATCAATCGATACGAAACTTTCAAATTAAAGACCGGGCATACTGTAAAACTTCCGCCCGATCAGGGCGAAGGGCAACACTGGAATACAAAGCCCGGAAATTTTTACAGCAAGCCTCAGAAAATCTCTATCGATCCGGACAAATCAGAAACTTTTAAGGTGGTAATGGATCAGAAAATCGAATCTGTAAAAGAACCGGCAGACACGAAGTACGTGAAGCACATCAAAATCCAAAGTCAAAAGCTTACAGAATTCTACGGAAAGCCGATGTACCTCGGTGCTCATGTGCTCTTGCCAGAAGGTTTCGATGAACATCCGGAAGCACATTATCCGATCATGATTTTTCACGGTCACTTCCCCGACGACTTCGGTGGTTTCAGCACTGAGGCTCCGGATCCCAAAATGGATACCAGCGATTATATCGAAAGATTTGGAATTTACGGTTACAAGAAATTTCAAAAACAGGAAGCTTATAATTTTTACAAGCAGTGGGTCAGCAAAAATTTTCCGCGATTCCTTATTGTCGAAATTCAACACGCCAATCCGTACTACGATGATTCGTACGCGGTAAATTCGGCCAGCATCGGCCCCTATGGTGACGCGATCATGTATGAACTGCTCCCCGAAGTCGAGAAGAAATTCCGGGGAATTGGCCAGGGTTGGGCGAGATTTACTTATGGAGGCTCAACAGGGGGATGGGAAGCATTGGCGGTTCAGATGTTTTACCCCGATGAATTCAACGGATGCTTTGCGGCATGTCCCGACCCCGTAGATTTTCGTGCTTATTGCCTGGTAGATCTTTACAAAGACAAAAATGCGTACTGGTACGAAAGTGATTTCAAAAAACTCCCGCGACCGGCACACCGAAATTACCTTGGGCAAATTCAGAATACGATGCAGGAAACGAATCATTATGAATTAGCTCTTGGCACCCACTCTCGCTCCGGTCAGCAATGGGATATCTGGGAGGCAGTTTATTCTCCGCAAGGTGAGGATGGTTATCCCAAACGGATTTTTAATAAAGAAACCGGTGAAATTGATGCTGACGTAGCCAACTACTGGAAGGAGCACTATGACCTCCGCTACATTCTACAGCGCGACTGGAAAACATTGGGCCCTAAGCTGCAGGGGAAGATTCATATTTACTGTGGAGACATGGATAACTATTATCTCAATAATGCCGTCTACCTGATGGAGGATTTTTTGAAAAAGACAAACAATCCGTTTTATAATGGTGAGGTAGATTATGGCGACCGGGCTGAACATTGTTGGAATGGAGATCACAACAATCCCAATTATGTTTCGAGGTTGCGATACAACACACTGTATCTGCCCAAAATCCTGAAGCGAATAGGAGAAAGTGCCCCCAAAGGCGCTGACCTGAAAAGCTGGAAGTATTAGTATTAATTTAATAGATACTTAATAAATCCTTTCGCAGGGTTATTAAACCATTGGACGGGTTATAAATCTAAATCGTCATCTTTGACGTTTAACTTTACCCCAGACAATTTTTTTTCAAATGACCCGGAGGTTATTCATTTTTTTTCTTTTCATCGTCACTCAAACTGTTTTTGGTCAATCGGACCCGGTAAATTATTCCAGGGAACGTGACATTATCGATCTCGCAGAGCGGGTCCTTGGAAAACCTCTAATGAAGCGGGACACTGTTAAAAAGAGATCGGGACGAATCTATTTTTCAGGATCACCTTCTGTCGGATATTCGCTCTCAAGCCGTTGGGCCGGGATAGTCGTTGCCAATGGAGCATTCTATACCAGCGAAGAAGAAAATGCCAAGCTTTCCAATGTTTATATTGATGTGCTTTACACTCAGAACAAGCAATTGGTGGCTCATATTCAGAGCAACATCTGGACACGAGGGAATAAATTCAATATTGTAAACGACTGGAGATATTATTCATATCCCCAAAAGACTTATGGGCTGGGTGGTAGCAGTGTACTTGACAATTATGTCAGTCAGAAATACAACTACTTGCGTCTTTATCAAACAGCTTTAAAGAATATCAAGCCAAATCTGTATGCCGGATTAGGATATGGTTTGGACTACCACTGGAACATTGCTGAAACAGATGGCGATACTACTGTGATCAACGATACTCATTCGTACGGAGTATTCAACCGGTCCATGTCATCGGGGCCAATTTTGAATTTGCTGTATGACGACAGGATAAACTCCATCAACCCTTTACAGGGATCTTATGCGAATATTGTCTTTCGCCAGAATCTTTCCTCGCTGGGCAGTGACACTAACTGGCAATCGTTGTTAGTTGACCTTCGTCACTACGTCCCGTTTCCACGGAACAGCGAAAATGTTTTGGCCTTTTGGAATTACTACTGGATAACTCTTAACGGTAATCCCCCTTACCTCGACTTGCCAGCAACCGGGTGGGATACCTATAGCAATACTGGGCGGGGCTACATCCAGGGGCGTTTCAGAAGCAAGAATATGATTTACGCGGAGGCGGAATATCGTTTCAGGATTTCAAGGATGCTGGGAGGTGTCACTTTCATCAACGCGCAGAGTTTTTCCGAATGGCCATCTAATACTTTCCAATCTATTGCTCCGGCAGGGGGTTTCGGGTTGAGAATCAAGTTCAACAAATATTCGCGTACCAATATTGCCATCGACTACGGATTTGGCAAAGGCGGATCCCAGGGTATTTTCGTGAACCTGGGGGAAGTATTCTAAGGGACACCCCCCATTTTCAGACCCCGGAATGCGTACCTATTTGGGCGATTTCGCTGAAAATAATTCCATAAAAACTATTAAGTTGCAATTCGGCTCATTACGGAATTTCGAAAAAATCACGAAAGATGCTCCGTTAAAGCTGATTTACAGCTATGAAAGTATCTGCTGCACAGCCTTTTCAGATCATTTACTCGCTTTATCAGCACGAGTACTTAGGCTATGTTTTTGAGTCCTTCATTGTTCATTTGGACGATAAAGGCAAGCTTACCTATCAGCATCAAAGTATTTCGTCTAAAAATGCACGTGAGTTTACCAAAGGTCTGGATGCCCGCGACTTTGAGCTGATCAAGCTTATGGACAGCATGGGGCAAGATGCCGTGCTTAAGCATTTCTCCAAGAAGACAATGAAGCCTGAAGAGTTCTTCAGCAAAGTTTACCACAAGCAAAAAGGGGATGAACTTGTGCAGCGCGAAATCGAAGCTTACATGGAAAAGCGGAGAGCTGCCATTCTTGAGCAAATAGAAGGCAAATCACTATTCGAAATGGGCAATGATGGTGAGCCTACCTGGCGAAAAGTAGAAGTACTAGAGGAGCGGGCCAGTATTCAGTTTCATTTTTTGCGAGGCCAGAATTCAACCACTTACTACCCTACCATCTCTTATAAAGACAAAAAAGTAGACATACCTGATCCTGCCGCTTATCTCATTTGCCGCGACCCGGCCTGGATGGTTTTCAAAGGGAAACTCTATGGTTTCGAAAAGCACGTAGATGGAAAAAAGCTGCAGCCTTTCCTTTCTAAAAAAGAGGTTGTCATTCCGAAAAACCTGGAGGAGACATATTACAATCGGTTTGTTGCCCCTCTCATTGCTTCGTTTGATGATGTGGAAGCCTCGGGCTTTGAAATTGCAAAGCACGAATACGATCCGCATCCTTTATTGACTATTTCAGAGTTGGCACCCGCTACTGCTACGGAGGCTGCAACTTTATTTGATCATGCTACTGAACAAGAGGCTCCGGCTAACGATGAGACCGGAAAAATTGTCTTTGATCTTTCTTTCCGTTACGGCAAACAAAAATTCCGTGGTGATGCTTTCGGGAGTGTGAGTGTTACTGTCGAGAAGAAGGAATCAGATTATGTTTTTCATCGTTTCAAGCGGAGCACTGATGCGGAAAAAAAATACGGACAGACGCTGATCAAACTCGGATTGCCCTTGCGCGGGTTCCGTGCAGCCGTAGAAAAAGCGCACGCCTTTTCGTGGCTCAATGAAAACCGCGTCAACCTCCTCAACCTCGGCTTTGAAGTCAGTCAACCGGATAACAAGGACAAAAAGTATTTTGTTGGCAAGGCTGTGATCGAACTGGAAGTAAAAGAGAACATCGACTGGTTTGATATTCACGCCAAGATCCGTTTTGGTGAATTTGAAATTTCTTTCAAGGAGCTACGAAAGCTCATCATGAAAAAGAAGGTCGAGTTTAAATTGCCTAACGGAGAAATTGCCATTATTCCGGATGCGTGGTTGATCAAGTATGGTGACTTGTTTGCGCTCAGCGAAACACACGGTACCAATGAAAAGCCAGTGTTGAAAAAGCATCACATCAGTTTACTCCAGGAGTTGGAAGAAGGCAAGCTCGCCAAAGTACACATGAGCGAGCGTCTTAGAAATTTGCAATCATTCACCGGCATACGTGATTATGAACTGCCTGATGGATTTCAAGGAACACTTCGCCCTTATCAGAAAGCGGGATACAACTGGCTTCGTTTTCTTAATGAGTTCCATTTAGGCGGCTGTCTTGCTGACGACATGGGTTTAGGTAAGACCGTTCAGACTTTGGCGCTACTTCAGGCTGAAAAAGAAAAAGACAGTGCAGGCGCGAAGACTTCGCTACTGATTATGCCTACTTCACTGATTTACAATTGGGAGATGGAGGCTGCGAAGTTTGCCCCGAACTTGAAAATTTTTACGTATACAGGTACGCTTCGCAATAAGGACGTTTCGCAGTTCAGCAAATACGATGTAATTCTGACTTCGTACGGAATTACCCGTTTGGATATCGACCACCTTTTAAAGTTTTATTTCAACTACATCATCCTTGACGAATCTCAGGTCATCAAAAATCCGACTTCGAACATCGCCAAAGCTGTGATGCAATTGCAAAGCAAATTCAGACTGACGCTTACTGGTACGCCTCTTGAAAACACTACACTGGACTTATGGTCGCAGATGACCTTTATTAACTCCGGGCTATTGGGAGGTCAGACTTTCTTTAAAAACGAATACCAGATTCCGATTGAGAAGAAAGGGGATGAGGCGAAGACTAAAAAGCTCAACAGCATCATTAAGCCTTTCGTATTGCGCAGGTTAAAGTCGCAAGTGGCTACTGACCTGCCGGAGAAGGTGGAGAATATTCACTACACGAATATGACCACTGAACAGGAGCAGAAGTATGAAGAAGTGAAATCGTTCTACCGACACAAGATTCTTGACCAGATTGATAAGGAAGGTATTAACAATACCCGGATGATGATCCTGGAAGGTCTCACCAAGCTTCGCCAGATATCCAATCATCCCCGGATGATTGATATGAAATACACCGGCAGTTCAGGGAAGATAGAAGACGTTTCTTACATGATCGAGAACGCAATGCTGGAGGGACACAAGCTTCTGATCTTTAGCCAATTTGTAAAGCACCTGGATATTGTCAAAGATCTCTTGAAATCACGCAAAGTTCCGTTTGCTTACCTCGATGGCTCCAGCACCGACCGCAAAGAGCAAGTTGAAAAATTCAACAAAGATCCAGATCTGAAAGTCTTCCTGATTTCCATTAAAGCCGGTGGACTTGGTCTCAACCTGACCGAGGCAGATTATGTATTCATCCTTGACCCATGGTGGAACCCCGCTGTTGAAGCGCAGGCAACAGACCGGGCTCACCGAATTGGTCAGAAGAAGAAGGTTTTCACCTATAAATTCATTACCAGAAATACCGTTGAAGAAAAAATCCTTCAACTTCAAAAACATAAGCTTAAACTTTCGGAAAATCTGATTCAGAGTGAAGAGAGTGTTATCAAAACTCTCACACGTGAGGATATCGAAATGCTTATGAATTAAACCCCGATTTTTTAGAATTATTTATGAAAGATAAAGTTGTTGTTATTACAGGTGGCTCGTCTGGTATTGGTAAAGCATTGGCAGAAGCGTTTGGGAAAAAAGGATCAAAAATTTTAATCACCAGCAGGAACAAGTCAGATCTCGACCTGGCTATAGCCGATTTGAAGAGAAAAGGAATTACAGTCGAAAGTTTTCGTGGGGATGTAAGTGTTGAAGAGGACAACAGGAAAATGGCAGCTGAGGCAATCCGTGTTTTCGGAAAAATAGATGTGCTCATCAACAATGCAGGGATCACGATGCGAGCAATGTTCAGCGACCTGGATTTGAGCGTAGTTAAAAAAGTGATGGACGTCAATTTCTATGGGGTACTTTATGCTACTCAGGCGTGCTTGCCAGAAATCATTAAAAACAAAGGAAGTGTTATCGGGATTTCTTCCATCGCCGGGTTTCGTGGACTTCCTGAGCGAACTGGTTACTGTGCTTCAAAGTTTGCATTGAATGGATTCCTGGAAGTGCTGAGAACAGAGATGTTGCATAAGGATGTTCACGTGATGACAGCCGCCCCCGGATTTACAGCTTCAAACATTCGCAAGAAAGCGCTCACCAAAGATGGAAGTGCTCAGGGTGAGTCTCCGCGTGATGAAGAAAAAATGATGACGGCAGAGGAGTGCGCTCAATATATTTACAACGCAACCCTAAAGCGTAAGAATTTTTTGATCCTCACAACTCAAGGTAAAGCAGCAGTGTGGGTCAATAAACTTTTTCCACGGCTTGCAGATAAACTTGTTTACAAAACGATGGCTAAGGAGACTGATTCCCCTTTGAAATAAATCAGGTCTTATTCAGAAATACCAGTTTGGTATTATCCGCTTTGCTTATGCTCTTGTAAAAATCAACGAGTTCGTTATACGTTTCTTTTGGGAAACGACCTTTCCACATTTTCAATCGCCGGGTATAAACCACTTTGCCGGCATCGAACTTAAAGGAGGCTTCATACTCTCCAAACTTCGAATTTATTTTTACAGGCTGAGGTAAAAATTCCGGATAAAGGTTTTCAGGAATGGAGAAAACAATGGTGTCGAGGTCAAGATAGTTTGACCTCCTCAAGACATCCGTTTTTCTTTCAGCCATCCTTTCAGGAACATAGGAAAGCCGATTCATCAAATTTGGAACAACGAAAAGTCGCTTGCCGCTCACAGATGCATACCGACTCAATGTAAGATCAAGTGTTACAATTGCTGAAGGGATTTTATCTTTTGCCTCCTTCATTGAAAATGTCCTGATGTTGAAATTAGGTATGTCTGTATTTTTTTCAATCCATTTTTTCTGCTCATCCTGCTGGCTCATACGAGAGTTCAAATCC
Proteins encoded in this window:
- a CDS encoding short chain dehydrogenase — protein: MKDKVVVITGGSSGIGKALAEAFGKKGSKILITSRNKSDLDLAIADLKRKGITVESFRGDVSVEEDNRKMAAEAIRVFGKIDVLINNAGITMRAMFSDLDLSVVKKVMDVNFYGVLYATQACLPEIIKNKGSVIGISSIAGFRGLPERTGYCASKFALNGFLEVLRTEMLHKDVHVMTAAPGFTASNIRKKALTKDGSAQGESPRDEEKMMTAEECAQYIYNATLKRKNFLILTTQGKAAVWVNKLFPRLADKLVYKTMAKETDSPLK